From Candidatus Bathyarchaeia archaeon:
GTGTTACGGTGAGCTATTTCGAATGGGTTCAAAACCTTACAAGGGAACATTGGACCTTGGAAGAGGTAAAACAGAAACTTGAAAGAAAAATGGTGAAAGCATTTAACGACGTTTACAAAATCTCGAAAAATGAGGAAGAACCTATGCGAACAGCCGCCCTAATGCTCGGAGTAGGACGAGTGGCTGAGGCAATAAAGACTTTAGGTTTATGGCCTTAACAAGAACATAAACTTTGAAGGTTCTAAACTCTTCTGTCATACTTTCTAGACTACACCTTTTATATTCTCCCCAAAAGTAATAGAATTGCGAGGGAAAAAACGCTTTGCAAGTGGGTATTGCTGATAGGATTAAAGCCTTAGATTTCATATTTGAGAACTCACCAGTTAAGGTCCTTGCCATCCGTAACTGCCCGGAAATTAAGCTAGCAGGATTGACTGTTGGTCCTTTCAAAGAAGGAAACGAGTATGAAGTCCTATATTGGGTGGCGCGGGAGTTAGAAAAGTTCGGTATTGTCCGTTTTAGGAGTGAGGAATTGCTGGACTCTTCTAAGCTTTACAAGATTCACTGGAAAGAACGGGTTCAGCCAGCTGGGCAAATATCCGAACTTCCAAGGGATTTTTACCCCAAACTCCGCAGATACATCGCAAAGCTAAACGTGGAAGCAGCCAAAACACCGGAGAAAATGCGTGAATATGAAAAGGTGAAACAGCTGGCAACGGATATTGTGAATTTAAGGTTAAAGAAAATTGTTTCCCTAGCGTCAGCCCCAGCTCAGACAGAGCACGTCCTGAAAAACCTCACCGCTGAAGAGAGAATTCTATACGAGCAGATTTACACGCTTATCAATAAATGGAAAACCAGTCTCCTAGAATTTGAAGAAGAAACGGAGAAAGGAGGCGAAGTGAAAAATGACTGAGGAGCTTGAAGTCATAGATCCCCAAGAACGTTTTCTAGAACTCTTTAAAACTGAGAAATACCGCCAAAGGATATCACAGCTCGCAGTTTCGGGAAAAACCTCCCTAATAGTGGAGTTTGAGGACATACTAACCTTTGACCATAAACTTGCAGACAAACTCCTAGAAAAACCAGAGGAATATCTGAGGCATGCAGACAATGCGGCACAAAACCAGCTTGCCATAGAAGCCCCAGAGTACGCTGAAAAACAAAAAGTAACCGTTAGAATCATCAGACTATTGGAGCCCACGCCATTACGAAAACTCGGCGCAGCCCACATTGGAAAACTTGTAATGGTTGAAGGTATAGTTGTGCGCTCAACGCCAGTCCGTCCAATGGTTATGCGGGCTGCCTTCAAATGCCGTGGATGTGGAGAATTAACCTATGTGGATCAAACTGGCCCATTTTTAAAGGCGCCTTTTGCATGTGCAAACCCTCAGTGCAGGCGGAAAGGACCATTTGACTTTGTGCAGGAAGAATCAACATTCGTTGATTCTCAAGACCTTCGCGTGCAAGAACGCCCAGAAGATCTTCCACCCGGACAGTTGCCGCGAACATTGCATGTTAAGCTTGTGGGAAGCGAGATTGTTGACGTGGCTAGACCCGGCGATCACGTTTCCATAGTTGGGATTGTTCGTGCAGCGGCGCCTTCCATGCCAAAAGTTGGAAAACTTCGCGTTTTTGCCCTACATTTGGATGCAAATTCCATCGAAGTGTTGGGAAAAGAGCCCGAAGCATCGCTTCCAACTCCAGAAGAAGAGAAGCAGATATTAGAGTTGGCAAAAGACCCCTGGATCCATAGGAAAATCATAAACTCCATAGCTCCGTCCATATATGGTTATGATCACATTAAAGAGGCGATAATGTATCTCCTTTTCGGCGGAGTTTCAAAAAGCCTTCCAGATGTAAACATAAGAGGCGAGTTAAACATTCTCTTGATAGGTGACCCGGGCACGGCTAAATCTCAGCTTCTGCAGTATGTGGCGCGGGTTGCCCCAAGAGGATTGTACACATCCGGCCGCGGAACCACGGCAGCTGGTTTAACAGCGGCGGTTATACGGGAAAAAGGTGGCGGAATGAGCCTTGAAGCCGGAGCGTTGGTTTTAGCCGACAAGGGAATAGCATGCATTGACGAGATAGATAAAATGAGGCCAGAGGATCGGGTTGCAATTCATGAAGCCATGGAACAGCACACTGTTTCAGTTGCGAAAGGAGGTATCGTGGCAACTTTAAACGCGAGAACCGCGATACTGGCGGCTGCAAACCCGGCACTTGGAAGATATGAGCCCCGGAGAACGGTGGCCGAAAACATTTCATTGCCGGTCACGATTCTTTCGAGGTTTGATTTGATATTCGTGTTAAGGGATACACCCAACAAGGAAGTTGACAGTAGAATGTCGGAGCACATTCTCGAGATACACCGCAGGGGTGCAGCCCCAGCTGAGCCGCCAATACCGATGGACCTTCTTAGGAAATACATAAGCTACGCTAAAACCATAAAGCCGGTGCTAACTGAGGAGGCGCTGCGTCGCATAAAGGATTTCTATTTGACTATGCGTTCAGCAAGCGAGTCAGAGGGGTCTCCAATATCCATTACGGCCCGCCAACTAGAGTCGCTTGTACGCATAGCTGAGGCTAGAGCCCGTGCAGCTCTCAGAACAGAGGTTTTGGCTGAAGATGCTGAGGCAGCCATAAACATAATGAAGAAATCTCTGGAGGAAGTTGGAATGGATATGTCCTCCCAGAAAATTGACATAGACCTCATAATGACTGGAAAGCCGAAAAGCCTCAGAGATAAACTGCAAATTGTGCTGTCGGTCCTAACGGAAATGGAGAAAGAAATTGGCATGGTTGAGAAAGCCGCCCTAATCAATAGACTTGAAGCGGAATACAACATTCCAAAAAGCGAAGTTGAACGCCTAATTGCCCAGCTGCAACGGGAAGGAACAATATACGAGCCTAGGGAGGGCTATCTAAAGAAGACGTAGAAAAAGAAGCGGAGGCTTATCCAACGACTGCTTCAATGTTAGCCTCTTTATGGTACTGTGCATTAGCAGTGAACACGACAACACCTACGGTTACACCGATGTCGGTTGTTGAAATGTGACTTAATTTGAACAAATAGATGACCATGCGTTCTCCAGAGGGCAAGACCAAAGAATTCGGGCCTAAAAGCTTGAAATCAGCTTTGTACTCGCTGTAATTTCCATTCAAATAAATGCTGTCAGCCACCCATTTCAGCTCGTTTGGTGGAGTTTGATTCATTTTCCAGTAGTATATGTTCTGCGGGTCAACCTTTCGCCCTCGAACAGTTATTTTGTCGATGACCACATCTCTACCGCCCGTGTTGGTCACTATGAAGGCAGCGGAGGCATTTCCACTATTGGTGCACCATACATGTAGCTCTGTGATTTTCAAGTCCTCCTCTTGAACCCTCGTTGTGACCACGTTTATGGCGTAAAATGTTACAACGGTTGCCAAAAGCACAGAGACTACCAGAATTATTAAGGTGGTTACCACTACGCTTAGACCTTTCTTGTTATTTAGCATACGCATATCTTCATCTCCAGTCAAGGACTTGCTGACAGAATAGATGGAAAAGAGAAAAAAGATGCTTTGTATGTCACAAAGGGACACGCAAATCAAAGATTTTGATTTAAGTGGCTGATTGAAAGTCAGAACTTTTCAAAAGAATTTCTGAAACGTCTTGGGGAAACGTTAAAAACAGAACAGTGTAATCAACGGTTAAAATGAACATGAAGGACGTAGCGGTAGTCGCGGGAACTAGACCTGAAATCATAAAGATGGCGCCTTTAATTAAGGCGTTGCAAAAGAGGGGAATCCCGTTAATTTTTATTCACTGTGGGCAACACTACGACTATGTAATGGCTCAACAGTTCATTGAGGAGCTCGATCTCCCTCAACCAGATTACAACTATAAGGTTAAAGCATGTTCTCATGGACGGCAAACTGCACGCATAATAGTAAACATGGAACGCTTACTAAAGGAAACGAGGCCAGCCTTGGTTCTCGTGGAGGGAGATACAAACGGTGTTTTGGCAACAGCCCTAGCCGCAACAAAACTTGGAATACCGGTTGGTCATGTTGAAGCTGGATTAAGAAGCTTTGACCTACGCATGCCAGAAGAGCCAACAGAAAACTGACAGACCACTTATCCGCATACTTGTTTGCACCCACAAAAAACGCTGAAAACAATTTAAAAAGGGAATCCGTTTGGGGAAAAATATACATCACCGGGAACACCGTCATAGACGCGGTTATACAGCACATTCCAACAGCCGAAAAGAAATCAAGGATCCTTGAAAAAATAATTTTTGAGAGGTTCGCGTTAGCAACAGTTCACAGAGCGGAAAACGTGGACAACCCAGCTGTTCTCAAAAACCTCATGGAAGCCTTTATGGAATCACCCATACCAATTGTTTGCCCCCTACATCCCCGCACAAAAAAGAGACTGAGACAGACAGGGCTGTATGCTAAAGTCAAAAAATCCGGAAAACTGCAATTACTACCTCCCGTGGGCTACTTGGACTTTTTAATGCTCATGAAGAAAAGCGAAATAATTCTCACAGACTCAGGAGGCGTACAGGAAGAGGCTACAGCACCTCAAATAAGAAAGCGCGTGCTAGTTCTGCGTTTAACAACAGAAAGACCAGAGGCCGTCGAGGCTGGTTTTTCAAAGATTGTGGGGACGGAAAAACAAAACATTTTAGAAGCGCTAAGGATGACCTTGGATGATCCGGATGACTTGCCGATGCAATCTCCGTATGGAAGGGGAGACTCTGCGAAAAAATAGCCGACATAATTGAAGGGGAGATTTACGGCCAGCTTTAGGCGATGTAAGTTATCTTTTTGTCTTCCTCTCTGCGCATCTCTTCCGCCTGTAAAGCCCGTTTTTCCTCAATCTTCTGAAGGCGTGCAACCATACTTTCTGCCTTCGCTATTTCCTCATCTAAACCAGATAAGTCAACATTGAGATTCAGAAGCCTAAGTAAAACTTCTAAAACACTTTTAGCCGCCTTGGGATCGGGCAAATACCCCATAGTCTCGCCCAGAAGGCATAATGCCTCGATTTTCTTGAAGGGGGCTAAGCCTAGGATTAAACCTGCTGTCCCAACGATGGGGCTTCCAGTTGGGCTTATAATGGCTTCAGCCTTTAACGCCCGGTCGAGTAGGCTTTGGCTCGTGGCGGCAGCTATAACTTTTGGCTTGTCCTTCGTTTCCACCCTGTAGCCGCCTATGGTGACAATTAGCTTAACGTTTTTTTGTCTAGCGAACTCCAATATAACATTTGAAATTTCATATTGCCCCTCAATTGTTTGGGCTTGGCTGTCCCCGGTGAACAAGATTAAGTCGTTTTCCCCGCTTTCGTTTTTCCAGTAGTAGAAGGTGCCCCGCAGAAGCCTAACACTTCCATTTTTGCTTACGAGCACAAAATATGGGAAGTGAGGAGAGTAAAGGTGTGCCAGCTTTTGGGCTTTTAACTGTTTAACCAAATATTTGATGGCTATTTTCCCAACAAGCCCTAGTCCCGGAAGTCCCTCTATTAATATGGGGTTTTTTAATTCAACCTTGGCTAGTTCCTTGATAAACGTCTCCTTCAACTCGAGGTTTCCTCCTTTAAAGCCATTCTATATTTGAGGTATTTGTCGTTGGGCGAAAACTTTGGGGGATGGGGTACTTTAACAGTTCCACCACAGTGGGGGCACTTGTCCTTTTTGAGCGTGTATCTTCCGCAAGCCTCGCATTTTCTCAAGAGCCAAACCACTATTTCTCCCTTCTAAAAGTTCCCTGCCCACCAGCCTTCACAACATTTGATATTACGGCCTCCGCGATCTTCTGCAGCACAGTCTCTGCACGCTTGTAATTGTCGGAGGTAACCTCAATGCAATACCTCGGCGCCGCCACAACATAGAACTTGACCTCTGCGTCCCGCAGCTTCTCCGACTTTTTGGCGTTCAAAAACGCCTCTTTAATGACTTTTACGCCGTCAGGTCGGAGGCAGCGAAGCTCAATAATACCCTTAACCTTCACGGTGGGCAGACGTATCCTTTCCCTTGCAACTTCAACGAAGACTTCTGCCAAATCCTCGGGTACACCTATCTTCGTTAAAACTTCTGCACCTTCCACCGCTGCTTTTTCGAAACCCTCATACAAGCCATATTTCTCATCAATTAGCGCTCCAGCCTTCTCGTAAAGTTCCTCAACGGACAAGCCAACCTTCTCAGCCACACTGCGGAGCAACCCCTCAGCCTTCCGCTCCTTCTTCCATGAAAGCATCTTCTCTATTTTTTCCCTTTTCGTAACCCGTCTAAGGGAAAGGTCTATGTGCCCCTTCTCCGGGTCAACCCGCAAAACCTTCAAAACAACCTTCTGCCCTTCCCTAACGTAGTCCCGTATATTCCTAATCCACGAAGAGGCTATTTCAGAAATATGCAGAAGGCCCCGCTTATTATCATACTCGTCAAGTCTTACATAAGCCCCATAATCCATAACGGTCTCTACTGTGCAAATAACCAGATCGCCAACTTCGGGCCACTCCTGCCTCTTCAAAATCATAAACCCACCTGCGCTTACTCAAAAACCGCAACTATTTCCCCTTTGATAACAGCTTTACCACCTGAGGGCTCCGCCAATTCAGCGCCACAAACATTACAATTAACCCTATTCACGGCATGACTGAAAACTATCTGTTCGTTGCCACATTTTAAACATTTAACCCTCAAAAACTTGCTTTTAGGCCTTGGAATAAGCTTCTCCCACTCAGCCATCCACTAACCCCCATTCAAAACTATACTATGACAAGTTTTCTTAGGCGTATGCCCTCTTTATGCCTTGTATATCCACAAACCTTGCACTTTAACTTTAAAGTCTGCTTTTTAGTGGTCTTAGCAAACCTTCTCTGAAGAGGGTACTTTTGCCCACCATAACCCTTCTTTTCACGCTCGTGATGCCTTTCACCCTTAGCCAAAGCCCTACGCTTACCCGCCTTATAAAGTGAAACAGTGTGCACTTGATGAGCTTTACATCGAGGGCAGTAAGTTCTAATCTCCTTGGGAACGTTCATACGAAGCCCTTCTTAAAGAAAAACATGCCTACACTTATACTTTTCCAAGCAAGCTTACAAACAAAATAAGATTAAGAAATCAAGAGGGCTAATTAATGTAAACTATCGGGGGCTCTTTTTAAATCCAACAGCCTTAAGGAAACAAGCACAAGGGCTATGACAAGCACCCCCAACAGAAAACCAAGCGAAAACACCATTAAAAGAGCAACGGAATCAACTTTTAAACTAACCAACCCCACCGCCAACATACCAGCCAAAAGACCAACTATAAAAATTGCAAAGGCCAAAACCAAAAACCCCCAAAGGAACTCAACCTTGATTTTCATGACCATGCCCCTACACAAATTCATACAAACTACAGATCCCAACTGATATTTAAGCTTAAATGAAACAAATCTCTGATTAAAAGAATGTGTGGACAAGAACTTGAATGTCAGGAGATGACCATGAAAATAAATTCAACAACCATAAGAAACCTTATACCCGTGATGGCACTTATGGCACCAATCTCGATCCTATATTATTTGTATCCAGCCTCTTTTAACATGACTTGGAAAGGCCGAACATATTACATGTTTTTTATTTGGCTTCTCATCCTAGAAACCGTGCTATATTGGAAGAAAACGGAAACCGAATGGAAAGTGAA
This genomic window contains:
- a CDS encoding minichromosome maintenance protein MCM — translated: MTEELEVIDPQERFLELFKTEKYRQRISQLAVSGKTSLIVEFEDILTFDHKLADKLLEKPEEYLRHADNAAQNQLAIEAPEYAEKQKVTVRIIRLLEPTPLRKLGAAHIGKLVMVEGIVVRSTPVRPMVMRAAFKCRGCGELTYVDQTGPFLKAPFACANPQCRRKGPFDFVQEESTFVDSQDLRVQERPEDLPPGQLPRTLHVKLVGSEIVDVARPGDHVSIVGIVRAAAPSMPKVGKLRVFALHLDANSIEVLGKEPEASLPTPEEEKQILELAKDPWIHRKIINSIAPSIYGYDHIKEAIMYLLFGGVSKSLPDVNIRGELNILLIGDPGTAKSQLLQYVARVAPRGLYTSGRGTTAAGLTAAVIREKGGGMSLEAGALVLADKGIACIDEIDKMRPEDRVAIHEAMEQHTVSVAKGGIVATLNARTAILAAANPALGRYEPRRTVAENISLPVTILSRFDLIFVLRDTPNKEVDSRMSEHILEIHRRGAAPAEPPIPMDLLRKYISYAKTIKPVLTEEALRRIKDFYLTMRSASESEGSPISITARQLESLVRIAEARARAALRTEVLAEDAEAAINIMKKSLEEVGMDMSSQKIDIDLIMTGKPKSLRDKLQIVLSVLTEMEKEIGMVEKAALINRLEAEYNIPKSEVERLIAQLQREGTIYEPREGYLKKT
- a CDS encoding proteasome assembly chaperone family protein, translating into MKETFIKELAKVELKNPILIEGLPGLGLVGKIAIKYLVKQLKAQKLAHLYSPHFPYFVLVSKNGSVRLLRGTFYYWKNESGENDLILFTGDSQAQTIEGQYEISNVILEFARQKNVKLIVTIGGYRVETKDKPKVIAAATSQSLLDRALKAEAIISPTGSPIVGTAGLILGLAPFKKIEALCLLGETMGYLPDPKAAKSVLEVLLRLLNLNVDLSGLDEEIAKAESMVARLQKIEEKRALQAEEMRREEDKKITYIA
- a CDS encoding RNA-protein complex protein Nop10; protein product: MVWLLRKCEACGRYTLKKDKCPHCGGTVKVPHPPKFSPNDKYLKYRMALKEETSS
- a CDS encoding translation initiation factor IF-2 subunit alpha; this encodes MKRQEWPEVGDLVICTVETVMDYGAYVRLDEYDNKRGLLHISEIASSWIRNIRDYVREGQKVVLKVLRVDPEKGHIDLSLRRVTKREKIEKMLSWKKERKAEGLLRSVAEKVGLSVEELYEKAGALIDEKYGLYEGFEKAAVEGAEVLTKIGVPEDLAEVFVEVARERIRLPTVKVKGIIELRCLRPDGVKVIKEAFLNAKKSEKLRDAEVKFYVVAAPRYCIEVTSDNYKRAETVLQKIAEAVISNVVKAGGQGTFRREK
- a CDS encoding 30S ribosomal protein S27e, which gives rise to MAEWEKLIPRPKSKFLRVKCLKCGNEQIVFSHAVNRVNCNVCGAELAEPSGGKAVIKGEIVAVFE
- a CDS encoding 50S ribosomal protein L44e, producing MNVPKEIRTYCPRCKAHQVHTVSLYKAGKRRALAKGERHHEREKKGYGGQKYPLQRRFAKTTKKQTLKLKCKVCGYTRHKEGIRLRKLVIV